A genome region from Triticum aestivum cultivar Chinese Spring chromosome 2B, IWGSC CS RefSeq v2.1, whole genome shotgun sequence includes the following:
- the LOC123045558 gene encoding uncharacterized protein isoform X2 — translation MPGGTEVAHHSMKHRSRSVGIWLRSGDLGQRQAHRSQLQSSLLRRGVGTRACSRCYHFFCFDHGGRRRTASSCRLEVLCHRSPPPRPRRLRPSSSDPMLQGLPAPPPPRQVRLLKPLLSADCSIPCLDHVRVRAQGMQGLATLLGVHVRWQVEVGAGEQAVERIDGAMVEVMGAELLHPPRADSWLLADEHRGARVLGNGDTPIGVRRCWRRRRGAGTFRTDELVNERSLPLSTFSAAG, via the exons ATGCCCGGCGGCACTGAGGTGGCGCATCACAGTATGAAGCACCGCTCCCGATCCGTAG GGATTTGGCTTCGGTCAGGAGACTTGGGTCAAAGGCAAGCCCACCGAAGTCAGCTCCAATCCAGTCTTCTAAGAAGGGGTGTGGGAACTAGGGCTTGCTCAAGGTGCTATCATTTTTTTTGCTTTGACCATG GAGGCCGACGCCGAACTGCAAGCAGCTGCCGCCTGGAGGTTCTCTGCCACCGGAGCCCTCCTCCTCGCCCACGTCGCCTGCGTCCATCCTCGTCGGATCCGATGCTGCAGGGACTccctgcgcctccgccgcctcgccaagtCCGTCTGTTGAAGCCGCTTCTGTCCGCTGACTGCTCGATCCCCTGCCTCGACCACGTCCGTGTGCGTGCGCAAGGGATGCAAGGCCTAGCAACGCTTCTCGGCGTCCATGTGCGGTGGCAGGTAGAGGTCGGCGCCGGCGAGCAGGCAGTGGAGCGCATCGACGGAGCCATGGTGGAGGTCATGGGCGCCGAGCTGCTCCACCCACCTCGCGCCGACTCGTGGCTGCTGGCCGACGAGCACAGGGGAGCTCGGGTTCTTGGGAATGGAGACACACCTATAGGGGTCCGGCGATGCTGGAGGCGGAGGAGAGGGGCGGGCACCTTCCGCACCGACGAGCTCGTCAACGAGAGGAGCCTCCCCCTTTCCACCTTCTCTGCCGCTGGATAA
- the LOC123045558 gene encoding uncharacterized protein isoform X1: protein MRIEDSRGGAQARPSFFCRLRHHATPLAVSQLPPPCRSTICRPEGTGQSLQHRWEQWPMPGGTEVAHHSMKHRSRSVGIWLRSGDLGQRQAHRSQLQSSLLRRGVGTRACSRCYHFFCFDHGGRRRTASSCRLEVLCHRSPPPRPRRLRPSSSDPMLQGLPAPPPPRQVRLLKPLLSADCSIPCLDHVRVRAQGMQGLATLLGVHVRWQVEVGAGEQAVERIDGAMVEVMGAELLHPPRADSWLLADEHRGARVLGNGDTPIGVRRCWRRRRGAGTFRTDELVNERSLPLSTFSAAG from the exons ATGAGAATAGAGGATTCGAGAGGAGGAGCTCAAGCCCGCCCGAGCTTCTTCTGCCGCCTCAGACACCACGCGACCCCGTTGGCCGTCTCCCAA CTTCCACCTCCCTGCAGATCCACAATTTGTCGGCCGGAGGGAACGGGGCAGAGCCTCCAGCATCGCTGGGAGCAATGGCCGATGCCCGGCGGCACTGAGGTGGCGCATCACAGTATGAAGCACCGCTCCCGATCCGTAG GGATTTGGCTTCGGTCAGGAGACTTGGGTCAAAGGCAAGCCCACCGAAGTCAGCTCCAATCCAGTCTTCTAAGAAGGGGTGTGGGAACTAGGGCTTGCTCAAGGTGCTATCATTTTTTTTGCTTTGACCATG GAGGCCGACGCCGAACTGCAAGCAGCTGCCGCCTGGAGGTTCTCTGCCACCGGAGCCCTCCTCCTCGCCCACGTCGCCTGCGTCCATCCTCGTCGGATCCGATGCTGCAGGGACTccctgcgcctccgccgcctcgccaagtCCGTCTGTTGAAGCCGCTTCTGTCCGCTGACTGCTCGATCCCCTGCCTCGACCACGTCCGTGTGCGTGCGCAAGGGATGCAAGGCCTAGCAACGCTTCTCGGCGTCCATGTGCGGTGGCAGGTAGAGGTCGGCGCCGGCGAGCAGGCAGTGGAGCGCATCGACGGAGCCATGGTGGAGGTCATGGGCGCCGAGCTGCTCCACCCACCTCGCGCCGACTCGTGGCTGCTGGCCGACGAGCACAGGGGAGCTCGGGTTCTTGGGAATGGAGACACACCTATAGGGGTCCGGCGATGCTGGAGGCGGAGGAGAGGGGCGGGCACCTTCCGCACCGACGAGCTCGTCAACGAGAGGAGCCTCCCCCTTTCCACCTTCTCTGCCGCTGGATAA